The Paracoccus albus region ATCAGACCGATGCCCATACCGGCGGCGAACAGCATGGCGAACCAGCTTGCCAGAGAGAAGTCCGGCGTCGCGTCGGGCCCGCCAAGGCGCACGTTGCCAAGCGGCGACACGATCAGCCCGATGCAGAGCAGAACGAAGACGTTCGCAGCGAGCAGGAAGAACCACGCAAGGTTGCCGGTCAGCCAGTCACGCATCCCCTGGAAGAAGGGGTCGAGCTGGTGCTGGAAGATCAGCGATGCCAGTGTGATTGCGATGATGCAAAGTGCCGAGATGGTGAAAACCGGCTTGTGGATATCGAACTCCAGCGTGAAGGAGTGAGCAAGGTTATCCTGTCCGATCTCATAATCGGTTTCGATAACCTCAGTCGCTCCTTCCGGGGCGGGCAGCGGTTCAGCCTCTGGCGTGTCTTCGGGACGCCCGTCCAGAATGGGTTCTTCATAGGCAGGATCACCCGGTCTTCCGGGATGATTCTGATGTGGGTCGGTGGGATCTGTCATTGATACCCTTTCAATTTTTTTCTTATTTCCGGTGCTGTTTTTGAGGGCGCTGCTTATGTCACGAACACGTTATGAATTCCACCCCATCGCAGGATTCTTCGGGAAACCGTGACATTTGCGGATGAATTCTCACCTGTTGACGGCCCGTGAAAGCGGTGCTCAAACCATCAGGAGCAACAGGAAGGCGGGCATCTCATGGGCAGAAAACGGCGCAGTTTTGTCGTCCTCGGGCTGGGCAGTTTCGGCAGCGTTGTCGCCAAGGCTTTGGCAGGCTTCGATAATCAGGTTCTTGGGATCGACATCAGCGAAAAGCGCGTCGGCGATCTGGCCGATATGCTGAGCAATGTCGCGATCCTTGATGCAACCGATGAAGCCGCCCTGCGCGAGGCCGGCGCGGCGAGTTATGACGTTGCGTTAGTTTCGATGGGTGACAATCTTGAGGCCAGCATTTTGACCGTGATGAACCTGCGCCTGATCGGAGTGGGAGAGATCTGGGTCAAGGCCGACAACCGCACCCATCACCGTATCCTGTCGAAGATGGGCGTTGACCGGGTTCTGCTGCCCGATATCGAGATGGGGCGGCATACGGCACAGATGCTGAACAACCCGGCGGTGCAGGATTATGTGGCGCTTGGAAATGGCTACAACGTGGTCAATCTGCGGGTGCCGGAAGGGCTGGCCGGTACGCAGATGGCGCAGCTGGATCTTGGCCCAGAGGTGCGCAATCTGGGCATGATGCGCGGCACGGAATACCATGAGGTGCGGCCCGATACTGTGCTGGACGCGGGGGACCGGCTGCTGCTGCTGGGTCAGAAGCCCGAACTGACGGCGTTCAGCGGCAAGCTGTGAGCAGCTCTTCCCCATCGCTGGGCCAGTTGATCGCACGGCGGGCAAGGCGGACCCCGCCGCCTGCTGTGCTGGCGGGGCTGTATCTGGCGCTTGTCCTTGTGGGCACGGCCCTGCTGTCGATGCCATTTGCCACGACGCAGCCTGTCAGTCTGATGGATGCGCTTTTCACCTCGACCTCTGCCGTGACGGTGACGGGCTTGTCAGTGGTGGATGTCGCGACGGGGCTGACCTTTTGGGGGCAGGTCGTGCTGATCGTGCTGGTCCAGCTTGGCGGGTTGGGGCTGATGAGCTTTGCGGTGCTGGTGCTGTCAGCGCTTGGCCTGCCGATCGGCATCCGCCAGCAGACCTATCTGCGAGAGGATCTGAACCAGACATCTTTCAGCAGCCTGACGAAGATGGTGGGTATCATCCTGCGCGTGGTGCTGCTGGCCGAGGGGATCGGGGCGATTGTGCTAACGGCGATATTCGTGCCCTATCACGGCTTCGCAGCGGGGTTGTGGCATGGCGTCTTCCATTCGGTTTCCGCCTTTAACAATGCTGGTTTTTCAACCTTTCCAGATGGGCTGGTGCCCTATGCAACCCATCCGGTCATCAACCTTGTCGTGCCGGCGTTGTTTATCACCGGGGGGCTTGGCTATGTCGTTCTGTCTGATATTCGACGCCGCAAGTTCTGGACGGGCTGGGGGCTGCATACACGGCTGATGGTCGTAGGCAGTCTTGCCCTGATCGCAATCAGCGTAAGTCTGGTCGCCATCATGGAATGGAACAACGCGGCGACGCTGGCGCAATATCCCTCTGCCGCCGAGCGGATGGCGGTTGCGTGGTTTCAGGGCGTGACCCCGCGGACGGCGGGCTTTGCGACTACGGATATGGCGGGCCTGCACGATTCCACGGCGCTGCTGTTCATGGCGCTGATGGTGATCGGGGGCGGGCCGACTTCTACCGCCGGGGGGATCAAGGTCACGACAGTGATGGTCATGTTCCTTGCGACACTGGCCTTTTTCCGGCGGCGGACAGAAATCTGGGCCTTTGGCCGGTCCATCGGGCTGGATGAGGTTTTGAAGGTCATGGCGCTGATTGCGATTGCCGCGGTACTGAATTTTGCTGGAATTTTTCTGCTGACCGCCACGCATGATGGGGACTTCCTGAACGCCAGCTTCGAAATCGCCAGTGCCTTCGGCAATGCCGGGCTGACGCGGGATTATACCGACGATCTCAGCGGTTTCGGGCGGATCACGGTCATGGTGATGATGTTCCTTGGCCGCGTCGGGCCGCTGACGCTTGGCTTTTTCCTTGCTACGCGTACCACGCCGCGCGTTCGCTACCCTGAAGGGCAGGTCCATCTTGGCTGATCCGAAAGCGCGGCCTATAAGCGGCTGGCAATGAAGGGATATGCGATGCGCAAGGCAGAGATCAGCCGCAAGACAGCCGAGACAGAGATAGAGGTCAGCGTGAACCTTGACGGGACGGGTGTCTATGACAACCAGACCGGCGTCGGCTTTTTCGATCATATGCTGGACCAGCTTTCGCGTCATTCGCTGATCGACCTGACGGTCAGGGCGAAGGGCGACCTGCATATCGACGATCACCACACGGTTGAAGATTGTGGCATTGCCATCGGGCAGGCTCTGGTGAAGGCGCTTGGCGACAAGAAGGGCATCCGGCGCTACGGGTCGTTCCTTCTGGCGATGGACGATGCGCTTGTGCGGTCGGCACTGGATCTGTCGGGGCGACCTTACCTGGTGTGGAATGTTGAATTTCCGACGCAGAAGATCGGCTCGTTTGATACCGAACTGGTGCGAGAGTTCTTCCAGGCGCTGTCCACGCATGGCGGCATCACACTGCATGTCGACGCGCTGCACGGGATCAACAGCCACCACATTGCAGAGGCCGCATTCAAATCCGTCGCCCGCGCGCTGCGTGAAGCGGTGGAGGCCGATCCGCGCAGTGACGCCCTGCCCTCGACCAAGGGTGCGCTGTGATGCGGGTTGCGCTTGTCGATTACGACAGCGGGAACCTTCATTCGGCTGAGAAAGCCTTTGCGGTGATGGGGCGGCAGATAGGGGCAGAGGTTGTCGTGACCTCGGACCCTGATCTGGTGTCGAACGCCGACCGGATCGTGCTGCCGGGTGATGGTGCCTTTCCGGCCTGCAAGGCGGCGCTTGAAGCCGTGCCGGGCATGGTCGAGGCGCTGCGCGAAGCGGTCGAGGTTCGCGCCGTCCCCTTCATGGGGATCTGCGTGGGGATGCAGATGCTGGCCGATATCGGGCATGAGTACCGCGATACAGCGGGGCTTGGCTGGATCGGCGGTCAGATTGATGCGATCCGGCCTGCAGATACCTCGCTGAAGGTGCCGCATATGGGCTGGAACGATCTGCGGCTGCGCGCGCCTCATCCGGTGCTGGAGGGGATTAGCGACGGCGATCACGCCTATTTCGTTCATAGCTGGCAGTTCCATCCGTCCGATCCCACGCATCTGTTGGCGGATGTCGATTATGGCGGGCCGGTCACGGCGATTGTGGGTCGCGACAATATCGTCGGCACCCAATTCCACCCCGAAAAATCGCAGGCGGTGGGGCTGCGCATCATCGCGAATTTCCTGAACTGGAAACCTTGAACCAAGAAGGACGGCCCAATGGGCCGCCCTTTTCGATTTATTTGCAAGTCAGCTTACTGCAGCCGCGCCCAGTTCTGCTTCTTGCAGATCAGGCCGCCGGCGACACAGCCCGACAGCGCCATCGAGTTGCCGCTGACGGTTGCCTTGCCGCTGTAGATCTTGTTGTCGGCGGGGCGCAGGACCTGGCCTTTGTAGCTGCCGCCACCCTGCGGGACCATGTCGATCACGATCTGCTTGCCCTTGTTGGGCGAATCGAATTCAGCCTTATCCTTGAAGGTGCGTGTGATGGTGCCGCAATAGGCGTTGCCGCAGGGACCGATCTGGACATAAGCGAAGGCGCCCTCATCCGGCTGTGTCTGCCAGAGTCCCTCGATCGGGTCGGCGGATGCTGCTGTGGCGATCAGGCCGAATGCGGCGGCGAGTGCGAATTTCTTCATGGTCTCCTCCCAAAAAGATCAATTGGCGGAATGAGAGGGCAGCGAGGTGATTCACGCAAGAATGACGTGGGGTCGCAAGCGCGCTTGACGCTGCTTCCGCTTTGCCAAACCCTCGCCGTCTTGCCCAAGGACCGCCCCTGTGGCAAAGCCGGTCAGAAGCCAGCCGGAGCAAGACATGATCCTTTATCCCGCCATCGACCTGAAGGACGGCAACTGCGTGCGCCTGCTGCGCGGCGATATGGATGCGGCGACGGTTTTCGGCTCTGACCCCGCAGCGCAGGCCAGGGCGTTTCAGGAAGCGGGCGCGGAATGGCTGCATCTGGTCGATCTGAACGGCGCATTCGCAGGCCAGCCGGTCAATGCAGAGGCGGTGGAAGCCATCCTTGCCGCGACAACCATACCTGCGCAGCTTGGCGGCGGTATCCGCGACATGGCCACGATTGAGATGTGGCTGTCCAAGGGGCTGAAACGGGTGATCCTCGGGACGGTCGCGGTCGAAAACCCCGATCTGGTCCGGCAGGCCGCAAAGGCATTTCCGGACCGCGTGGCGGTGGGTATCGACGCGCGCAAGGGTTATGTTGCAACCAAGGGCTGGGCCGAGGAAACAGAAGTTCAGGCCACCGAACTTGCCCGCAGCTTCGAAGATGCCGGCGTTGCGGCCATCATCTATACCGACATTGACCGCGACGGCGCGATGGGCGGCCCGAATATCGAGGCGACCGAGGCCCTGGCGCGGTCGGTTTCGATTCCCGTGATTGCATCGGGCGGGGTCTCGTCCATGGCGGACCTGACGGCGCTGCGCGATACCGGGGTGATCGCCGGTGCGATTTCTGGTCGGGCGCTTTATGATGGTGCGCTTGATCTGCAGGCGGCGCTTTATGCGCTGAAGGGCTGAGCGAGGGGGCATATGCTGGTCGATCCGAACCATCCGTTCTTTCGCAAGGCTTGGGTGCGTATCCTTTGCGTGGTCTTTCCCTTCGCTTGGGCCATTGTGGAGCTGATGGGCGACAATCTGTTATGGGCGCTGCTGTTCGCGGCGGCAGGCGCAGTCCTGCTTCACGCGCTGATCATACGCGGGCCCGACAAGCACTAGCCCTTCCCACCTGCCATGACCGAGGCTATCTGTAACTCATGCTGAAGACGCGCATCATTCCCTGTCTGGACGTTGCCGATGGCCGTGTGGTCAAGGGTGTGAACTTTGTCGACCTGATCGACGCAGGCGATCCGGTTGAGGCTGCAAAGGCCTATGACGCCGCTGGCGCGGATGAGATCTGCTTTCTGGATATTCACGCCACGCATGAAAATCGCGGCACGATGTTCGACGTTGTGACCCGAACGGCAGAGCAATGCTTTGTTCCGCTGACAGTCGGTGGCGGCGTCCGGACGCATCAGGATGTACGGGCGCTGCTGCTTGCGGGGGCGGACAAGGTGTCGTTCAACTCTGCCGCAGTGGCCAACCCGGATGTGATCGCAGAGGCGGCGGATCGTTTTGGTTCACAATGCATCGTCTGCGCGATTGACGCGAAGACCGTCGCGCCCGGCAAGTGGGAGATATTCACGCATGGCGGGCGGCGGGAAACCGGGATCGACGCCGTGGAATTTGCCCGAACGGTCGCAGCGAAGGGCGCGGGTGAAATCCTGCTGACATCGATGGATCGTGACGGAACGAAATCGGGATTTAACGTGGCCCTGACGCGCGCGGTGGCCGATGCGGTGGATGTACCCGTCATCGCCTCGGGCGGGGTCGGAAGGCTGGAACATCTGGTCGAAGGCGTGACAGAGGGCCATGCGAGCGCGTTGCTGGCTGCCTCTATCTTCCATTTCGGCACCTTCACCGTGGGAGAGGCGAAGGCGCATCTGTCGGCCGCCGGCATTCCAGTGAGGTTGACATGAGTTATGACGCATTCGCACGGCTGGATGAAACCATCGCCAGCCGCAAAGACGCCGATCCGCAGACAAGCTGGACGGCAAAGCTGCTGTCCAAGGGCCCAGAAAAATGCGCCGAAAAATTCGGTGAAGAAGCGGTTGAGGCGATTATCGAGGCCGTGAAGGGCGACCGCGATAAACTGACGTCCGAAGCGGCGGATGCCCTCTATCACCTTGCAGTCATGCTTGCGGCGCGTGGCCTTACGCTGGCCGATGTCGGCACAGAACTGGCCCGGCGAGAGCATCAGTCCGGCATTGATGAAAAGGCCAGCCGCGGCTGATTGCCTGTCCCTGCGCCCTAGCCTGACGCTTCAGCATTTATCCGCCGTACATACGCACCAGTGCCGCCGCCGCATCGCCTTTGCATTCCTCATATGTCCCCAACATGGAACTGGCGACATCACTCGCCGAGCCGACTGGATAAATATCGACTGTCCCGGCACCGTTACGGGCGTTGGGTTGATATTCCAGTGCAAGCAGTTCGAAATCCGGCACCGCGACATCGCTGATGCATGACACGGCAACCATTGAGGTCTGCACGCCTTCGCTGCCGCGCCCATACATATTCGGGCTGACGATGCTGTCGATCGAACAGGTGCCGGGATAGTTGAACAAAAACTCCCTGCGGCCCCGGTCGCCTGTCAGTATTATCGCATCGGGAAGGGCGCTGACGCTGTCTGAAACAGCCGCGTCACACACCCCCGCCGATCCGAAATAGCGGCTGTCGAGATAAGCAAGCTCATCCGCAAAGGCAGGAAGGGCTGCAAGTAAGACGGGCGAAGCGCAGGCGAAAAGTCGCAAAAACCTACTCATTAACACAACTCCTTGTATAAAGACGGCGTTTGCCGTCATATTGTTGAGATAAGCGGTGACGAAATCATCACGGAAATAACAGGCAAAGTGGCCAATTTACTTTTCCTTACCCTGCGTTCCTTGGTATAAGCCGCCCAAATCGCGCCGTGCGCAAGACGCGGGTTACACAAGGCAGAGGATTCTCATGACCGCATTCGGCAAATCCGGCAAGAACCACGAGAGCGACGTCGCTTTCATTGAGTCGCTGGCCGAACTTTTGAACAGCAGCGAACTGGCAGAACTGTCGGTAAAACGCGAATATGGCGAACATGACCGGCTGACAATCAGCCTGTCCAAACACGGCAAGCAGGTTGTGGCCGCCGCCCCCGCCCCCGCCTATACGGCGCAGCCGGCACCACAGGCTGCAGCAGCAGCCCCGCAAAGCCCGGCCACCCCGACCACGGCACCGGGTGCAACGGGCGGCGATCCGGCTGATCTGCCGGGTGCCATCACCTCACCCATGGTGGGCACGGCCTATCTGTCGGCGGAACCCGGCGCGGCACCCTTTGTCACGATCGGCCAGCAGGTCAGCGAGGGGGACACCCTGCTGATCGTCGAGGCAATGAAGACGATGAACCACATTCCCTCGCCGAAATCCGGCACGGTGAAGCGCATCCTCGTCGATGACGGAACGCCGGTCGAATATGGCGCGCCCCTCATGGTCGTGGAATGAGGCCGGGATGTTCGACAAGATCCTGATTGCCAATCGCGGCGAGATCGCGCTGCGCGTGATCCGCGCGGCGCGGGAGATGGGCATTCAGTCCGTCGCCGTCCACTCGGCCGCCGATACCAACGCAATGCATGTGCGCATGGCGGACGAATCGGTCTGTATCGGGCCGAACCAGTCATCGGAAAGCTATCTGAACCCGGCAGCGATTATTGCGGCATGCGAAATCACCGGGGCACAGGCGGTTCATCCCGGCTATGGTTTTCTGTCGGAAAACGCCGCTTTCGCGCAGATGCTGGACGATCACGACATCACCTTTATCGGCCCGAAGGCGGAACATATTCGCATCATGGGCGACAAGATCACCGCCAAGGAAACCGCGAAGGAGCTGGGCATCCCGGTCGTTCCCGGCTCTGAAGGTGGGGTGAACGACGTCGATGACGCCAAGCGGGTCGCGGCAGAAATCGGCTATCCGGTCATCATC contains the following coding sequences:
- the hisB gene encoding imidazoleglycerol-phosphate dehydratase HisB — its product is MRKAEISRKTAETEIEVSVNLDGTGVYDNQTGVGFFDHMLDQLSRHSLIDLTVRAKGDLHIDDHHTVEDCGIAIGQALVKALGDKKGIRRYGSFLLAMDDALVRSALDLSGRPYLVWNVEFPTQKIGSFDTELVREFFQALSTHGGITLHVDALHGINSHHIAEAAFKSVARALREAVEADPRSDALPSTKGAL
- the hisF gene encoding imidazole glycerol phosphate synthase subunit HisF; this translates as MLKTRIIPCLDVADGRVVKGVNFVDLIDAGDPVEAAKAYDAAGADEICFLDIHATHENRGTMFDVVTRTAEQCFVPLTVGGGVRTHQDVRALLLAGADKVSFNSAAVANPDVIAEAADRFGSQCIVCAIDAKTVAPGKWEIFTHGGRRETGIDAVEFARTVAAKGAGEILLTSMDRDGTKSGFNVALTRAVADAVDVPVIASGGVGRLEHLVEGVTEGHASALLAASIFHFGTFTVGEAKAHLSAAGIPVRLT
- the hisH gene encoding imidazole glycerol phosphate synthase subunit HisH: MRVALVDYDSGNLHSAEKAFAVMGRQIGAEVVVTSDPDLVSNADRIVLPGDGAFPACKAALEAVPGMVEALREAVEVRAVPFMGICVGMQMLADIGHEYRDTAGLGWIGGQIDAIRPADTSLKVPHMGWNDLRLRAPHPVLEGISDGDHAYFVHSWQFHPSDPTHLLADVDYGGPVTAIVGRDNIVGTQFHPEKSQAVGLRIIANFLNWKP
- the hisA gene encoding 1-(5-phosphoribosyl)-5-[(5-phosphoribosylamino)methylideneamino]imidazole-4-carboxamide isomerase, with the translated sequence MILYPAIDLKDGNCVRLLRGDMDAATVFGSDPAAQARAFQEAGAEWLHLVDLNGAFAGQPVNAEAVEAILAATTIPAQLGGGIRDMATIEMWLSKGLKRVILGTVAVENPDLVRQAAKAFPDRVAVGIDARKGYVATKGWAEETEVQATELARSFEDAGVAAIIYTDIDRDGAMGGPNIEATEALARSVSIPVIASGGVSSMADLTALRDTGVIAGAISGRALYDGALDLQAALYALKG
- a CDS encoding DUF2147 domain-containing protein, translating into MKKFALAAAFGLIATAASADPIEGLWQTQPDEGAFAYVQIGPCGNAYCGTITRTFKDKAEFDSPNKGKQIVIDMVPQGGGSYKGQVLRPADNKIYSGKATVSGNSMALSGCVAGGLICKKQNWARLQ
- a CDS encoding potassium channel family protein, with amino-acid sequence MGRKRRSFVVLGLGSFGSVVAKALAGFDNQVLGIDISEKRVGDLADMLSNVAILDATDEAALREAGAASYDVALVSMGDNLEASILTVMNLRLIGVGEIWVKADNRTHHRILSKMGVDRVLLPDIEMGRHTAQMLNNPAVQDYVALGNGYNVVNLRVPEGLAGTQMAQLDLGPEVRNLGMMRGTEYHEVRPDTVLDAGDRLLLLGQKPELTAFSGKL
- the accB gene encoding acetyl-CoA carboxylase biotin carboxyl carrier protein, with the protein product MTAFGKSGKNHESDVAFIESLAELLNSSELAELSVKREYGEHDRLTISLSKHGKQVVAAAPAPAYTAQPAPQAAAAAPQSPATPTTAPGATGGDPADLPGAITSPMVGTAYLSAEPGAAPFVTIGQQVSEGDTLLIVEAMKTMNHIPSPKSGTVKRILVDDGTPVEYGAPLMVVE
- a CDS encoding phosphoribosyl-ATP diphosphatase → MSYDAFARLDETIASRKDADPQTSWTAKLLSKGPEKCAEKFGEEAVEAIIEAVKGDRDKLTSEAADALYHLAVMLAARGLTLADVGTELARREHQSGIDEKASRG
- a CDS encoding TrkH family potassium uptake protein gives rise to the protein MSSSSPSLGQLIARRARRTPPPAVLAGLYLALVLVGTALLSMPFATTQPVSLMDALFTSTSAVTVTGLSVVDVATGLTFWGQVVLIVLVQLGGLGLMSFAVLVLSALGLPIGIRQQTYLREDLNQTSFSSLTKMVGIILRVVLLAEGIGAIVLTAIFVPYHGFAAGLWHGVFHSVSAFNNAGFSTFPDGLVPYATHPVINLVVPALFITGGLGYVVLSDIRRRKFWTGWGLHTRLMVVGSLALIAISVSLVAIMEWNNAATLAQYPSAAERMAVAWFQGVTPRTAGFATTDMAGLHDSTALLFMALMVIGGGPTSTAGGIKVTTVMVMFLATLAFFRRRTEIWAFGRSIGLDEVLKVMALIAIAAVLNFAGIFLLTATHDGDFLNASFEIASAFGNAGLTRDYTDDLSGFGRITVMVMMFLGRVGPLTLGFFLATRTTPRVRYPEGQVHLG